A genomic window from Fusarium falciforme chromosome 2, complete sequence includes:
- a CDS encoding Quinidine resistance protein 1 produces MATPNAILTPNSPVLASAPTKELNDDAPDAIELGAPVQRRENTSIFSRWQKRWISLITSFAAMFSTLSSFVYLPALTPISRDLSVSITLMNLTVTSYLVVAGIAPAFIGDIADQSGRKPVYILMFLLMLAANLGMANLTRWSVLLVLRMILSTGASGTVSVAYGVVADITTAGERGSFIGTIFLFTTMAPSLGPVLGGILAEKLGWRWIFWFLSILTGGTLVILALLLPETQRKIVGDGSLPARGIYWSLVSPKASRSTRQSQGDAEPREKRGCRFPNPLTCLPVLMDKGSLFSILIGALQYVNIMTLQTSLASLSIEIYDLNYLQAGLIYIPCGVCSAVSAKVTGKYIDWNFRRTRHRLGVEDARSVGDIEGFPLEHTRLEGAYLLTIICALTTVGYGLVVEFKTMTATLITDYNTHRSATAQAASNLIRCVGAGAGTASFEPLIRAIGSGWAFAIYAILVLLQVPLIWGLKRNGMAWRSRNK; encoded by the exons ATGGCCACTCCCAACGCAATACTCACTCCCAATTCCCCCGTCCTCGCATCCGCACCGACAAAAGAACTAAACGACGACGCCCCCGATGCCATAGAACTAGGCGCCCCCGTGCAAAGGCGCGAAAACACATCCATCTTCTCGCGGTGGCAGAAGCGATGGATCTCCCTCATAACCTCCTTCGCAGCAATGTTCTCAACCCTCAGCAGCTTCGTCTACCTCCCCGCCCTCACCCCCATATCCCGCGACCTCAGCGTCTCCATCACGCTCATGAACCTCACTGTCACATCCTACCTAGTAGTCGCGGGCATCGCGCCCGCGTTCATAGGCGATATTGCAGACCAGAGCGGCCGCAAGCCCGTGTACATCCTCATGTTCCTGCTCATGCTGGCGGCGAACCTGGGCATGGCGAATCTGACTAGATGGAGCgtgctgctggtgctgagGATGATACTGAGCACGGGGGCGTCAGGTACGGTGAGCGTTGCGTATGGTGTTGTTGCGGATATTACGACTGCTGGGGAGAGGGGGTCGTTTATCGGGACGATCTTTTTGTT CACGACAATGGCGCCGAGTTTGGGGCCTGTATTGGGAGGTATACTTGCAGAGAAACTCGGCTGGCGCTGGATCTTTTGgttcctctccatcctcactGGAGGAACCCTCGTGATACTagccctccttcttcccgAGACGCAGAGAAAGATTGTCGGAGATGGAAGTCTGCCAGCCAGAGGGATATACTGGAGTCTGGTATCCCCAAAGGCCTCAAGGTCAACTCGACAGAGCCAAGGAGATGCCGAGCCTCGTGAAAAGAGAGGCTGCCGATTCCCCAACCCTCTGACCTGCCTCCCCGTGCTCATGGACAAGGGGTCTCTCTTCTCGATCCTGATCGGAGCCTTGCAGTATGTCAATATCATGACGCTGCAGACGTCGCTTGCATCGCTGAGCATCGAGATATACGACCTGAACTACCTGCAGGCGGGCCTCATCTACATCCCCTGCGGAGTATGCTCAGCGGTGTCTGCAAAAGTCACAG GCAAGTATATCGACTGGAACTTTCGCCGAACCCGACACAGACTAGGCGTAGAAGATGCCCGCAGCGTGGGAGACATCGAAGGCTTCCCTCTTGAACATACTCGCCTCGAAGGAGCCTACCTCCTCACGATAATATGCGCCCTAACAACAGTAGGCTACGGCCTGGTCGTCGAGTTCAAAACA ATGACAGCCACCCTCATCACAGACTACAACACGCACCGCTCGGCAACAGCTCAAGCGGCGTCCAACCTCATCCGCTGCGTGGGCGCGGGAGCAGGCACGGCGTCGTTCGAACCCCTCATCCGCGCGATCGGTTCTGGCTGGGCGTTCGCGATCTACGCCATCCTGGTCCTGCTCCAGGTGCCGTTGATTTGGGGATTGAAGAGGAACGGCATGGcctggaggagcaggaacAAGTGA